A single Sphingomonas sp. IW22 DNA region contains:
- the lexA gene encoding transcriptional repressor LexA: MLTRKQHELICFISDRLGETGVSPSFEEMKEALDLKSKSGVHRLISALEERGFIRRLPNRARALEVLRMPERGEPVVKKAKTPTRTASVTLPVPANDVVEVPLHGRIAAGVPIEALEGATMLPVPAALLGSGDHYALEVAGDSMIEAGILNGDYALIRRQEVARDGEIVVALIDDHEATLKYLRHEGAMVRLDPANGSHQPQHYRPDQVRIQGKLAGLLRRY; this comes from the coding sequence ATGCTGACGCGCAAGCAGCACGAACTTATCTGCTTCATTTCCGATCGCTTGGGCGAAACCGGTGTTTCGCCGTCCTTTGAGGAAATGAAAGAAGCGCTCGACCTTAAGTCGAAATCGGGTGTGCATCGCTTGATCAGCGCTCTTGAGGAACGCGGCTTCATCCGGCGCCTGCCCAATCGTGCCCGTGCGCTGGAAGTGTTGCGCATGCCCGAGCGCGGCGAGCCAGTCGTGAAAAAGGCCAAGACACCCACTCGGACAGCGTCCGTCACGCTGCCCGTTCCCGCAAACGACGTGGTCGAGGTACCGCTGCACGGCCGCATCGCTGCAGGCGTGCCGATTGAGGCGCTTGAGGGTGCGACGATGCTGCCGGTGCCGGCAGCCCTGCTCGGCTCCGGCGACCATTACGCGCTGGAAGTCGCGGGCGACTCGATGATCGAGGCCGGTATATTGAACGGCGACTATGCACTGATCCGGCGACAGGAAGTCGCGCGCGACGGTGAAATCGTCGTGGCGCTGATCGACGACCATGAGGCGACGCTGAAATATCTCCGCCATGAAGGCGCGATGGTTCGGCTGGATCCAGCGAACGGCAGCCATCAGCCCCAGCATTACCGCCCCGATCAGGTACGTATTCAGGGCAAGCTCGCCGGGCTGCTGCGCCGCTATTGA
- the moaC gene encoding cyclic pyranopterin monophosphate synthase MoaC, giving the protein MTGLTHIDAAGAARMVDVGGKTPTARRAVAAGRIDMSADAVRAIRDGAVAKGDVLATARIAGIMAAKRTADLIPLCHPLPLSRVELSLELDDAGVVAEALVGTFGVTGVEMEALTAVSVALLTLYDMAKAIDKSMTIRDIHLKSKIGGKSGDWVAPR; this is encoded by the coding sequence TTGACCGGCCTGACGCACATCGACGCGGCCGGTGCCGCGCGGATGGTCGATGTCGGCGGCAAGACACCTACCGCTCGCCGTGCTGTTGCGGCCGGGCGTATAGACATGAGCGCCGATGCGGTTCGTGCGATCCGGGACGGCGCGGTGGCCAAAGGCGATGTGCTCGCAACCGCACGCATTGCAGGCATTATGGCTGCGAAGCGGACCGCCGACCTTATCCCGTTGTGCCACCCGCTGCCCCTGTCGCGGGTCGAGCTGTCCCTCGAACTCGACGACGCGGGTGTGGTGGCCGAGGCGCTGGTGGGAACATTCGGCGTGACCGGCGTGGAAATGGAGGCACTAACCGCCGTCTCGGTCGCCCTGCTCACCTTGTACGACATGGCAAAGGCCATCGACAAGTCTATGACAATACGGGACATTCACCTGAAGTCGAAGATTGGCGGCAAATCCGGCGACTGGGTGGCCCCACGTTGA
- the trpC gene encoding indole-3-glycerol phosphate synthase TrpC has translation MSDMLTRILERKREEVAERRSKASIADLDARAGEQSAPRGFKAALDARAASGRHALIAEVKKASPSKGLIRPDFDPPAHARAYAAGGAVCLSVLTDAPGFQGHEDYLVAARAACDLPVLRKDFMIDPWQVAEARAIGADAILIIVAALDDGAMAEIEAAAIERGMDVLVEVHDAGEMARAARLQSRLIGVNNRNLKDFTVDFNKTYELVGSAPQDCTFVAESGLNSRAELDAMADHSIRCFLIGEALMRQANVEAATRALVG, from the coding sequence ATGAGTGACATGCTGACCCGTATCCTCGAACGCAAGCGGGAGGAGGTGGCCGAGCGTCGCAGCAAGGCGTCCATTGCGGACCTTGACGCTCGCGCCGGCGAACAAAGCGCACCGCGCGGCTTCAAGGCAGCGCTGGACGCCCGCGCGGCATCGGGCCGCCACGCGCTGATTGCCGAAGTGAAAAAGGCCAGTCCGTCCAAGGGGCTGATCCGCCCCGACTTCGACCCGCCCGCCCATGCCCGCGCCTATGCCGCGGGCGGTGCCGTCTGCCTGTCGGTGCTGACCGACGCGCCGGGCTTTCAGGGGCATGAGGATTATCTGGTCGCCGCGCGCGCGGCATGTGACCTGCCCGTCCTTCGCAAAGATTTCATGATCGATCCGTGGCAGGTGGCTGAGGCCCGTGCGATCGGCGCTGATGCAATCCTGATCATCGTTGCCGCGCTGGATGACGGCGCCATGGCCGAAATCGAGGCCGCCGCGATCGAGCGGGGCATGGATGTGCTGGTCGAGGTCCACGATGCGGGGGAGATGGCGCGCGCCGCCCGGCTCCAGTCGCGACTGATTGGTGTAAACAACCGCAACCTCAAAGACTTCACGGTCGATTTCAACAAGACATATGAACTGGTTGGATCGGCGCCCCAGGACTGCACCTTCGTCGCCGAAAGCGGACTGAACAGCCGTGCCGAGCTCGACGCGATGGCAGATCATAGCATCCGCTGCTTCCTGATTGGAGAGGCGCTGATGCGTCAGGCCAATGTCGAAGCCGCGACACGGGCGCTGGTCGGTTGA
- a CDS encoding molybdopterin molybdotransferase MoeA: MPLLPVDEAQTRLIGLGRPLAIERVALRNAAGRWAAEPVAALRTQPERDLSAMDGYAIAHADLPGPFLLIGESAAGRPFGGSITSGQAVRIFTGAAMPTGADCVLVQEEAVVTDSVVRLSGEGPGHPGRNVRQRGLDFTDGDTLIDQGDRYTPARVALAAVAGHATLPARRRVRVAVAATGDELRPAGQPLADGQLPESNGVMLAALLGDLPVEIVDMGILPDRLDVMRDSFAGVQADVLVTTGGASVGDHDLVRPALTAAGASLDFWRVALRPGKPMLAGTLRDMVVVGLPGNPVSAFVTATLFVRPLIAYLAGAASPFPTLTDAVMGERLPANGERTDYLRAARIDGRVHVAAVQDSSMLRTLARADCLLLRLPHAPPAEPGDRVRILPLA; encoded by the coding sequence ATGCCGTTGCTGCCTGTCGATGAGGCGCAAACCCGGCTGATCGGTCTTGGCAGACCGCTGGCGATCGAGCGCGTCGCCCTTCGCAATGCGGCTGGTCGCTGGGCGGCCGAGCCGGTCGCGGCGCTTCGCACACAGCCCGAGCGCGACCTGTCCGCCATGGACGGTTATGCCATTGCCCATGCCGACCTGCCCGGCCCATTCCTGCTGATTGGCGAAAGCGCCGCTGGTCGGCCATTCGGCGGATCAATCACGAGCGGTCAGGCCGTCCGCATCTTCACTGGCGCAGCGATGCCGACGGGCGCCGATTGCGTGCTGGTGCAAGAGGAAGCGGTCGTCACGGACAGCGTGGTCCGGCTGAGCGGCGAGGGTCCCGGTCATCCCGGCCGCAATGTGCGCCAGCGCGGGCTGGACTTCACTGACGGCGACACGCTGATCGACCAGGGCGATCGGTACACGCCCGCGCGCGTCGCGCTGGCCGCGGTGGCGGGGCATGCGACCTTGCCTGCGCGCCGCCGCGTGCGCGTGGCCGTCGCGGCGACCGGGGACGAGCTTCGCCCCGCCGGACAGCCGCTGGCCGACGGCCAGTTGCCGGAAAGCAACGGCGTGATGCTGGCGGCGCTGCTTGGCGATTTGCCGGTCGAGATTGTCGATATGGGCATCCTGCCCGATCGGCTGGACGTTATGCGCGACAGCTTTGCCGGGGTTCAGGCCGATGTGCTGGTCACGACCGGCGGCGCTTCGGTGGGCGACCATGATCTGGTCCGCCCAGCCCTGACGGCGGCAGGAGCGTCGCTGGATTTCTGGCGCGTGGCGCTACGCCCGGGCAAGCCGATGCTGGCGGGCACGCTGCGAGACATGGTCGTTGTGGGGCTGCCCGGCAATCCCGTCTCCGCCTTTGTCACCGCGACGCTTTTCGTGCGCCCGCTGATCGCGTATCTGGCGGGTGCTGCCAGCCCCTTCCCTACGTTAACGGATGCTGTGATGGGAGAGAGGCTGCCCGCAAATGGCGAGCGGACCGATTATTTGCGGGCCGCGCGGATCGACGGCCGCGTCCATGTTGCAGCCGTTCAGGACAGCTCGATGCTGCGAACGCTTGCCCGCGCTGACTGTCTGTTGCTGCGCCTTCCCCACGCGCCGCCTGCTGAGCCGGGGGACCGGGTTCGCATCCTGCCGCTTGCTTGA